The Zalophus californianus isolate mZalCal1 chromosome 7, mZalCal1.pri.v2, whole genome shotgun sequence genome includes a region encoding these proteins:
- the IER3 gene encoding radiation-inducible immediate-early gene IEX-1 produces MCHSRSSLPTMTVLRAPTPVSSASPGPRRGSGPEIFTFDPLPEPAVAPAARPTASRGHRKRSRRVLYPRMVRRQLPVEDPNPAKRLLFLLLTVIFCQILMAEEGVPAPLAPEDAPSGAAPAPTPAPPVLEPLNLTSEPSDYALDLSTFLQQHPAAF; encoded by the exons ATGTGTCACTCTCGCAGCTCACTCCCTACCATGACCGTCCTGCGGGCCCCGACCCCAGTCTCCTCCGCCAGCCCCGGACCCCGGCGGGGCTCTGGTCCTGAGATCTTCACCTTCGACCCTCTCCCGGAGCCCGCGGTGGCCCCTGCCGCGCGCCCCACCGCCTCCCGCGGGCATCGGAAGCGCAGCCGTAGGGTCCTCTACCCACGAATG GTCCGGCGCCAGCTGCCAGTGGAGGATCCGAACCCTGCCAAAAGGCTCCTTTTTCTCCTGCTCACCGTCATCTTCTGCCAGATCCTGATGGCTGAAGAGGGTGTGCCGGCACCGCTGGCCCCGGAGGACGCCCCCAGCGGCGCAGCTCCCGCGCCCACCCCGGCGCCCCCGGTCCTCGAGCCCCTTAATCTGACCTCTGAGCCCTCGGACTACGCTCTGGACCTCAGCACTTTCCTACAGCAACACCCGGCCGCCTTCTAA